A region from the Pseudomonas sp. P8_229 genome encodes:
- a CDS encoding translation initiation factor 2: MRKGPLCLMWVTLTIMAPAHGEETTESGSSTPLSLSAGSQITELQQRLKASEQQREELNKQLQNADNTRESAQLARLRQENQRLKLQLKEAQASPLPRLLTEQQQWFVTGAGVALLALLCGIFASGASRKRRQWLN; encoded by the coding sequence ATGCGCAAAGGTCCGTTGTGTCTGATGTGGGTCACGTTGACGATCATGGCGCCCGCCCATGGTGAGGAAACCACCGAAAGCGGCAGCTCCACGCCATTGTCGTTGAGTGCCGGCAGCCAGATTACCGAGTTGCAGCAGCGCCTTAAGGCCAGCGAGCAGCAACGGGAAGAACTGAACAAACAACTGCAAAATGCCGACAACACCCGTGAAAGCGCCCAGCTTGCCCGATTGCGCCAGGAGAACCAGCGCCTGAAGCTGCAACTCAAGGAAGCCCAGGCCAGCCCGTTGCCGCGTCTGTTGACCGAACAGCAGCAATGGTTCGTCACGGGCGCCGGAGTAGCGCTATTGGCGCTGCTCTGCGGTATCTTTGCCAGTGGAGCAAGCCGAAAACGTCGGCAATGGCTAAATTGA
- a CDS encoding nitroreductase family protein — MQALDALLNRVSVPRLVEPAPTVQQREALFGAALRAPDHGHLQPYRFLTVEGAAREQMGELLAEAAQMQDGEVTEAMIDKARNGPLRAPLVVVVIAKLQEHVKYPKAEQLLAAGCAAHGILLAAYAQGIGAVWRTGDLAYSAHVAKGLGLAEGEQVIAFLYLGTPQKEPRVAEKVDLAEFVSAWPSKA; from the coding sequence ATGCAGGCTCTCGACGCGTTGCTCAACCGTGTTTCCGTTCCACGACTGGTCGAACCGGCCCCCACCGTGCAGCAGCGCGAAGCCTTGTTCGGTGCAGCTCTGCGTGCGCCGGATCACGGCCACCTGCAGCCGTATCGTTTCCTGACTGTCGAAGGTGCGGCACGCGAGCAAATGGGCGAGTTGCTCGCCGAAGCAGCGCAGATGCAGGACGGCGAAGTCACCGAAGCGATGATCGACAAGGCGCGTAACGGCCCGCTGCGGGCGCCGCTGGTGGTCGTGGTGATCGCGAAACTGCAGGAACATGTCAAGTATCCGAAGGCCGAGCAATTGCTGGCGGCTGGCTGTGCAGCGCACGGGATTTTGCTGGCGGCGTATGCGCAGGGGATTGGTGCGGTGTGGCGCACCGGTGATCTGGCGTATTCGGCGCACGTGGCCAAGGGGCTGGGCCTGGCTGAAGGCGAACAAGTGATTGCCTTCCTGTACCTCGGCACGCCGCAGAAAGAGCCACGAGTGGCGGAGAAGGTTGATCTGGCCGAGTTCGTCAGCGCCTGGCCGTCCAAGGCCTGA
- a CDS encoding AraC family transcriptional regulator → MSERTTSASWAMGIVKALEMDGLDCRVLFKQLGLDYAALNDPDARFPQDSMTRLWQRAVELSGNPAIGLNMGKVVRPASFHVAGYALMSSNTLAEGFQRLVRYQRIIAESADLSFRLIEEGYALILTVHGDHLPPTRQSAEASLACALGLCGWLTGRTLHPVKVLFQGDEPDDLQPYKQAFHAPLMFNAPYDALIFERTDMEAPLPTANEAMALLHDRFAGEYLARFSESRVTHKARQVLCRLLPQGEPKRDTVAQTLHLSQRTLQRRLQEEGTSFQQLLDDTRRELAEQYLAQPSMTLLEIAYLLGFADPSNFFRAFRRWFDTTPGDYRARLLQTPISDAKRPEYTAQTP, encoded by the coding sequence ATGAGCGAACGAACGACTTCTGCAAGCTGGGCGATGGGGATTGTCAAAGCATTGGAGATGGACGGCCTGGATTGCCGGGTACTGTTCAAGCAACTGGGGCTCGATTACGCGGCCCTGAATGATCCGGATGCGCGCTTCCCGCAAGATTCCATGACCCGACTCTGGCAACGGGCGGTCGAGCTGTCCGGCAACCCGGCGATCGGCCTGAACATGGGCAAGGTGGTGCGACCGGCCTCGTTCCATGTCGCCGGCTACGCCTTGATGTCGAGCAACACCCTGGCCGAAGGCTTTCAGCGCCTGGTGCGTTATCAGCGGATCATCGCCGAAAGCGCCGACTTGAGTTTTCGTCTGATTGAAGAAGGTTATGCGCTGATTCTGACGGTGCATGGCGATCACCTGCCGCCGACCCGACAGAGCGCCGAAGCCTCGCTGGCCTGTGCGCTGGGCCTGTGCGGCTGGCTCACCGGGCGCACGCTGCACCCGGTCAAAGTGTTGTTTCAGGGCGACGAGCCCGATGACCTGCAACCCTACAAACAAGCCTTCCATGCGCCGCTGATGTTCAACGCGCCGTACGATGCGTTGATCTTCGAACGCACCGACATGGAGGCACCGCTGCCCACCGCCAACGAAGCCATGGCGCTGCTGCACGACCGGTTTGCCGGGGAATACCTGGCGCGGTTTTCCGAAAGCCGCGTGACCCACAAGGCACGGCAGGTGCTGTGTCGTTTATTGCCCCAGGGTGAACCCAAGCGCGATACGGTGGCGCAGACCCTGCATCTTTCGCAGCGCACCCTGCAGCGGCGATTGCAGGAGGAGGGCACGAGTTTTCAGCAGTTGCTCGATGACACCCGCCGTGAACTGGCCGAGCAGTACCTGGCGCAGCCAAGCATGACCCTGCTGGAGATTGCCTATCTGTTGGGGTTTGCCGATCCGAGCAACTTCTTCCGCGCCTTCCGCCGCTGGTTCGACACCACGCCCGGCGATTACCGGGCGCGGCTGTTGCAGACGCCGATCAGTGACGCCAAAAGGCCGGAATACACAGCACAAACACCGTAA
- a CDS encoding HD domain-containing protein — translation MNANARFTHMKDGTQEDWAIIAADFSAYARQLPSRIVAHLKLLEGDFGGFPVDRLTHSLQTATRAYRDGRDEEYVVCALLHDIGDTLGSYNHPDIAAAILKPFVSAENLWMVEKHGIFQGYYFFHHLGMDRHLREQFAAHPQYQATAQFCAKYDAAAFDPAYDTLPLSFFEPMMARLFAQPRHSIYKAAMEEHNPA, via the coding sequence ATGAACGCCAATGCCCGCTTCACCCACATGAAGGACGGCACGCAGGAAGACTGGGCGATCATCGCTGCAGATTTCAGCGCCTACGCCCGGCAACTGCCGTCCCGGATCGTCGCGCACCTGAAATTGCTCGAAGGCGATTTCGGCGGCTTCCCGGTGGATCGCCTGACCCACTCGCTGCAAACCGCGACCCGCGCCTATCGCGATGGACGTGATGAGGAATACGTGGTGTGCGCGCTGCTGCATGACATCGGTGACACCCTCGGTTCCTACAACCATCCGGACATCGCTGCAGCGATACTCAAGCCGTTCGTCAGTGCCGAGAACCTGTGGATGGTCGAGAAACACGGCATCTTTCAGGGCTACTACTTCTTCCATCACCTGGGCATGGATCGGCACCTGCGCGAGCAATTCGCCGCGCATCCGCAGTATCAGGCCACGGCGCAGTTCTGCGCCAAGTACGATGCGGCGGCGTTCGACCCGGCGTATGACACCCTGCCGCTGAGCTTCTTCGAGCCGATGATGGCGCGGCTGTTTGCGCAGCCCAGACATTCGATCTACAAGGCGGCGATGGAAGAACACAACCCGGCTTGA
- a CDS encoding LTXXQ domain protein yields MRKTLIALMFAAALPTVAMAMPQDGGPMGGPMDGARHGGQMHGEHGKGPYSQLDLSREQRDQIRKIMGEQMHERRQVVEKYLEKLSPADQKAMKDEMAANHKKAEADVRNLLKPDQQKKFDEIQKKQAERRAEWAEFKAWKAQQPQKTQ; encoded by the coding sequence ATGCGCAAGACTCTTATCGCTCTGATGTTCGCTGCCGCTCTGCCAACCGTCGCCATGGCCATGCCACAGGATGGCGGCCCGATGGGTGGCCCGATGGACGGTGCACGCCACGGCGGTCAGATGCACGGCGAGCACGGCAAAGGCCCGTACAGCCAACTCGACCTGTCCCGCGAACAGCGCGATCAGATCCGCAAGATCATGGGCGAGCAGATGCACGAGCGTCGTCAGGTGGTCGAGAAGTACCTGGAAAAACTCTCGCCGGCTGACCAGAAAGCCATGAAGGACGAGATGGCGGCCAACCACAAGAAAGCCGAAGCCGACGTGCGCAACCTGCTGAAACCGGATCAACAGAAGAAATTCGACGAGATCCAGAAGAAACAGGCTGAACGCCGCGCCGAATGGGCCGAGTTCAAGGCGTGGAAAGCGCAACAGCCGCAAAAAACGCAATAA
- a CDS encoding DUF962 domain-containing protein produces MENIKQFNSFAEFYPYYLSEHSNSTCRRLHFIGTTLVIFILAMTIAKGAWLLLLALPLAGYSFAWVGHFFFEKNRPATFQHPLYSLLGDFVMYRDMILGRVAF; encoded by the coding sequence GTGGAAAACATCAAGCAGTTCAATAGCTTCGCTGAGTTCTACCCGTATTACCTCAGCGAGCACAGCAACAGTACCTGCCGGCGATTGCATTTCATCGGCACTACGCTGGTGATATTCATTCTGGCCATGACCATCGCCAAAGGCGCCTGGCTGTTGTTACTCGCCTTGCCGCTGGCCGGTTACAGCTTCGCCTGGGTCGGGCACTTTTTCTTCGAGAAAAACCGCCCGGCAACCTTCCAGCACCCGCTGTACAGCCTGCTCGGCGACTTCGTCATGTACCGCGACATGATCCTCGGCCGCGTGGCGTTCTGA
- a CDS encoding TrkH family potassium uptake protein, which yields MALPTLRIIGFIIGIFLITLAVAMVVPMATLVIFERTSDLPSFLWASMITFVAGLALVIPGRPEHIHLRPRDMYLLTVSSWLVVCIFAALPFLLTQHISYTDSFFESMSGITATGSTVLSGLDTMSPGILMWRSLLHWLGGIGFIGMAVAILPLLRIGGMRLFQTESSDRSEKVMPRSHMVARLIVAAYVGITILGSLAFWWAGMSPFDAINHAMSAISTGGFSTSDQSLAKWTQPAVHWVAVVIMILGSLPFTLYVATMRGNRKALIRDQQVQGLLGMLLVTWLVLGTWYWWTTNLHWLDALRHVALNVTSVVTTTGFALGDYSLWGNFSLMLFFYLGFVGGCSGSTAGGIKIFRFQVAYILLKANLNQLIHPRAVIKQKYNGHRLDEEIVRSILTFSFFFAITICVIALLLSLLGVDWMTALTGAASTVSGVGPGLGETIGPAGNFATLPDAAKWILSFGMLLGRLEIITVFVLCIPAFWRH from the coding sequence ATGGCGTTGCCGACCTTACGGATCATTGGTTTCATCATCGGCATCTTCCTGATTACCCTGGCCGTCGCCATGGTCGTGCCCATGGCCACTCTGGTGATTTTCGAGCGCACCAGCGACCTGCCGTCGTTCCTCTGGGCGAGCATGATCACCTTCGTCGCCGGCCTTGCCCTGGTAATCCCCGGTCGCCCCGAACACATTCATCTGCGCCCGCGCGACATGTATCTGCTGACCGTCAGCAGCTGGCTGGTGGTGTGCATTTTCGCCGCGCTGCCGTTTTTGCTGACCCAGCACATCAGCTACACCGACTCGTTCTTCGAAAGCATGTCCGGCATCACCGCCACCGGCTCGACCGTGCTCAGCGGGCTGGACACCATGTCGCCGGGGATCCTGATGTGGCGCTCGCTGCTGCACTGGCTCGGCGGCATCGGCTTCATCGGTATGGCGGTGGCGATTCTGCCGTTGCTGCGCATCGGTGGCATGCGCCTGTTCCAGACCGAATCGTCCGACCGTTCGGAAAAGGTCATGCCGCGCTCGCACATGGTGGCGCGCCTGATCGTGGCGGCCTACGTCGGCATCACCATCCTCGGCAGCCTGGCGTTCTGGTGGGCGGGGATGAGCCCGTTCGATGCGATCAACCACGCGATGTCGGCGATTTCCACTGGTGGATTCTCGACCTCCGACCAGTCATTGGCGAAGTGGACGCAACCGGCAGTGCACTGGGTCGCGGTGGTGATCATGATCCTCGGCAGCCTGCCGTTCACCCTGTATGTGGCGACCATGCGCGGTAACCGCAAGGCGTTGATCCGCGATCAGCAGGTGCAGGGTTTGCTCGGCATGTTGCTGGTGACCTGGCTGGTGCTCGGCACCTGGTACTGGTGGACCACCAACCTGCATTGGCTGGATGCATTGCGGCATGTGGCGCTGAACGTCACGTCGGTGGTCACCACCACCGGTTTTGCCCTCGGCGACTACAGCCTGTGGGGCAACTTCTCGCTGATGCTGTTTTTCTATCTGGGCTTTGTCGGCGGCTGCTCCGGCTCGACCGCGGGCGGGATCAAGATCTTCCGATTCCAGGTCGCCTACATCCTGCTCAAGGCCAACCTTAACCAGTTGATTCACCCGCGTGCAGTGATCAAACAGAAGTACAACGGCCACCGTCTCGACGAAGAAATCGTGCGCTCGATTCTGACCTTTTCGTTCTTCTTCGCCATCACCATCTGCGTGATCGCCCTGCTGCTGTCGCTGCTCGGCGTCGACTGGATGACTGCACTGACCGGCGCCGCCAGCACCGTCTCCGGTGTCGGCCCGGGCCTGGGCGAGACCATCGGCCCGGCGGGCAACTTCGCCACCCTGCCGGATGCAGCCAAGTGGATCCTGTCGTTCGGCATGCTGCTCGGCCGACTGGAGATCATTACGGTGTTTGTGCTGTGTATTCCGGCCTTTTGGCGTCACTGA
- a CDS encoding UDP-2,3-diacylglucosamine diphosphatase: MTSAELARPSRKQRVRTLWISDVHLGTRDCQAEHLSQFLKGYHADKIYLVGDIIDGWKLRGGMYWPQAHTNVIRRLLTMSKRGTEVIYVTGNHDEFLRRYSKLILGNIQLVDEAVHVTADGRHLLVIHGDQFDVITRYHRWLAFLGDSAYEFTLTLNRWLNHWRARYGYGYWSLSAYLKHKVKTAVSFISDFEEAIAHECVKRELHGVVCGHIHHAEIRKVGEVDYLNCGDWVESCTALIEHWDGTIELYRLADAQAREAELKAAKVAEIA; the protein is encoded by the coding sequence ATGACCAGCGCCGAGCTCGCCAGACCCAGCCGTAAACAACGGGTGCGTACCCTGTGGATTTCCGACGTGCATTTGGGCACGCGTGATTGCCAGGCCGAGCACTTGTCGCAATTTCTCAAGGGCTACCACGCCGACAAGATCTACCTGGTCGGTGACATCATCGACGGCTGGAAGCTGCGCGGCGGCATGTATTGGCCGCAGGCGCACACCAACGTGATCCGCCGCCTGCTGACCATGAGCAAACGCGGCACCGAGGTGATCTACGTCACCGGCAACCACGACGAGTTTTTGCGTCGTTATTCGAAGCTGATCTTGGGCAACATTCAGTTGGTTGACGAGGCGGTGCACGTCACGGCGGATGGTCGGCACCTGCTGGTGATTCACGGCGATCAGTTCGATGTGATCACCCGTTATCACCGCTGGCTGGCCTTTCTCGGCGACTCGGCCTACGAGTTCACCCTGACCCTCAATCGCTGGCTCAACCACTGGCGGGCCCGGTATGGCTACGGTTACTGGTCGCTGTCGGCGTACCTCAAGCACAAGGTCAAGACCGCGGTGAGTTTCATCAGCGACTTCGAAGAAGCCATTGCCCACGAGTGCGTCAAACGCGAGTTGCACGGCGTGGTCTGCGGGCACATTCACCATGCCGAGATCCGCAAGGTCGGCGAGGTGGACTATCTCAATTGCGGCGATTGGGTGGAGTCTTGCACGGCGTTGATCGAGCACTGGGACGGCACGATCGAGTTGTATCGTCTGGCGGATGCGCAGGCGCGGGAGGCAGAACTCAAGGCTGCCAAAGTGGCAGAGATCGCCTAG
- a CDS encoding response regulator transcription factor, which translates to MSELLLIDDDQELCELLSSWLSQEGFQVRACHDGQSARKALAESAPAAVVLDVMLPDGSGLELLKQLRSEHADLPVLMLSARGEPLDRILGLELGADDYLAKPCDPRELTARLRAVLRRSHPAAVSTQLELGDLSFSPVRGVVSIDEKELTLTVSESRLLEALLKQPGEPLDKQELAQLALGRKLTLYDRSLDMHVSNLRKKIGPHPDGRPRIVALRSRGYYYSL; encoded by the coding sequence ATGAGCGAGCTGTTACTGATTGATGATGACCAGGAGTTGTGCGAACTCCTGAGTAGCTGGCTGAGCCAGGAAGGCTTCCAGGTGCGCGCCTGTCACGATGGCCAGAGCGCCCGCAAAGCTTTGGCCGAATCGGCCCCGGCGGCGGTGGTGCTGGACGTGATGCTGCCCGATGGCAGCGGCCTGGAACTGCTCAAGCAACTGCGCAGCGAACACGCCGATCTGCCGGTGTTGATGCTCTCGGCCCGTGGTGAACCACTGGACCGCATTCTCGGTCTGGAGCTGGGCGCTGACGACTATCTGGCCAAGCCCTGCGACCCACGCGAGCTCACCGCCCGCCTGCGCGCCGTGCTGCGCCGCAGTCATCCGGCCGCGGTGTCGACCCAGCTCGAACTCGGCGACCTGAGCTTCAGCCCGGTGCGCGGCGTGGTCAGCATCGACGAGAAAGAACTGACCCTCACCGTTTCCGAAAGCCGTCTGCTCGAAGCCCTGCTCAAGCAGCCCGGCGAGCCGCTGGACAAACAGGAACTGGCGCAACTGGCCCTCGGCCGCAAGCTGACCCTGTACGACCGCAGCCTCGACATGCACGTCAGCAACCTGCGCAAGAAGATCGGCCCGCACCCCGATGGCCGCCCGCGCATCGTCGCCCTGCGCAGCCGTGGTTACTACTACAGCCTCTGA
- a CDS encoding AraC family transcriptional regulator → MRPILTLRQYTHDLIVHSHDHAQLVFGLSGALDFEVEGCGSQVRQQSFVVIPSGAHHACGSPDGSRCLVMDIPDGQWLVDSLGDHADASRRLLDQPARLSLDSGQSQLVSWLANSPVSDPLIAQQGSVLLLASLNQARPAELAARRLPYAALDAHIEQNAAYPLQVADLARVAGLSSARLHARFMAECGQTPMDYIRSRRLHLAVQMLRDTALPIGEIASRVGYSSQSAFSAAVLREFGASPGQLRRDSCDKRR, encoded by the coding sequence ATGCGACCGATCCTCACCCTGCGTCAGTACACCCACGACTTGATCGTCCACAGCCACGACCACGCGCAACTGGTGTTCGGGTTGTCCGGTGCGTTGGATTTCGAGGTCGAGGGTTGTGGCAGCCAGGTTCGTCAGCAGAGCTTCGTGGTGATCCCTTCCGGCGCTCATCATGCCTGCGGCAGTCCCGATGGCAGCCGCTGTCTGGTGATGGATATTCCTGACGGGCAATGGCTGGTCGACTCGCTGGGCGATCATGCCGACGCCAGCCGCCGCTTGCTTGATCAGCCCGCGCGCCTGTCGCTGGATTCCGGGCAGAGTCAGTTGGTCAGTTGGCTGGCGAACAGCCCGGTCAGCGATCCGTTGATCGCGCAGCAAGGTTCAGTGTTGCTCCTGGCCAGCCTCAATCAGGCGCGGCCGGCCGAGCTGGCGGCCCGACGCCTGCCCTATGCGGCGCTGGATGCGCACATCGAGCAAAACGCCGCTTATCCGCTGCAGGTTGCCGATCTGGCGCGGGTTGCCGGGCTCTCAAGCGCGCGCCTGCATGCACGCTTCATGGCCGAATGCGGGCAGACGCCGATGGATTACATCCGCAGCCGACGTCTGCATCTTGCGGTGCAAATGCTGCGCGACACCGCACTGCCGATTGGCGAGATTGCCAGTCGCGTCGGCTACAGCTCGCAGAGTGCCTTCTCGGCCGCCGTGCTGCGCGAGTTCGGCGCATCACCCGGCCAGCTTCGTCGCGACTCCTGCGACAAACGACGATAG
- a CDS encoding DMT family transporter: protein MTPRTALGALHIGALMFGLTGVFGKLAAASPAVIVFGRAAFAVLALAFFARFASQHGWQKLQAVDWRRLALSGVLLAGHWVSFFLSVKIAGVAIATLGFASFPAFTVILEGLIFRERIRANEIVLVVLVSIGLILVTPAFDLGSGATIGLLWSVLSGLLFSLLSLTNRASSGRIPAVQAALCQNVVVALCLLPVAAPQLSEVRALDWLWIALLGVFCTGVAHSLFVASLAVIKARTAAVVFALEPVYGITVAWLLFNENPTSKMLIGGALIIVAIVVSARMSGHADKKTVAAEAASH from the coding sequence ATGACTCCGCGTACCGCCCTCGGCGCTCTGCATATCGGTGCTTTGATGTTTGGCCTGACCGGTGTGTTCGGCAAACTCGCTGCTGCGTCCCCCGCCGTGATCGTCTTCGGTCGCGCTGCTTTCGCCGTGCTCGCCTTGGCATTTTTCGCCCGTTTTGCCAGTCAGCACGGCTGGCAGAAACTTCAGGCCGTGGATTGGCGGCGCCTGGCCCTCAGCGGCGTATTGCTGGCCGGGCACTGGGTGAGTTTCTTCCTGTCGGTGAAGATCGCCGGTGTCGCCATCGCAACATTGGGCTTCGCCAGTTTCCCGGCCTTCACGGTGATTCTCGAAGGGCTGATCTTCCGAGAACGCATCCGTGCCAATGAAATTGTGCTGGTGGTGCTGGTCAGCATCGGCCTGATTCTGGTGACCCCGGCCTTCGACCTGGGCAGCGGCGCGACCATCGGTTTGCTTTGGTCGGTGCTGTCGGGACTGCTGTTCTCGCTGTTGTCACTGACCAACCGCGCCAGCTCCGGGCGTATTCCGGCGGTGCAAGCGGCGCTGTGCCAAAACGTCGTGGTGGCGCTGTGTCTACTCCCAGTTGCAGCACCGCAACTGAGCGAAGTGCGCGCACTCGACTGGCTGTGGATTGCGCTGCTCGGGGTGTTCTGTACCGGCGTCGCGCACAGCCTGTTTGTGGCAAGTCTGGCGGTGATCAAGGCGCGTACGGCGGCAGTAGTGTTTGCGCTGGAGCCGGTCTACGGCATCACCGTCGCCTGGCTGTTGTTCAATGAAAACCCGACGTCGAAGATGTTGATCGGCGGTGCGTTGATCATTGTTGCCATCGTCGTGTCAGCGCGGATGTCCGGCCATGCCGACAAGAAAACCGTCGCCGCCGAGGCTGCGTCTCACTGA
- a CDS encoding SelT/SelW/SelH family protein encodes MTVAKAEVVITYCTQCQWLLRAAWLAQELLSTFADDLGKVSLVPGTGGVFHITCAGVQIWERKADGGFPEAKVLKQRVRDQIDPDRDLGHNDRTQ; translated from the coding sequence ATGACTGTCGCAAAAGCAGAAGTTGTCATCACCTATTGCACCCAATGCCAGTGGCTGCTGCGCGCCGCGTGGCTGGCGCAGGAACTGCTCAGCACCTTCGCTGACGACCTCGGCAAAGTGTCACTGGTGCCAGGCACCGGCGGGGTATTTCACATCACCTGCGCCGGCGTGCAGATCTGGGAACGCAAGGCCGACGGCGGTTTTCCCGAGGCCAAGGTGTTGAAGCAGCGGGTTCGCGATCAGATTGATCCTGACCGCGATCTCGGTCACAACGACCGCACTCAGTGA
- a CDS encoding YciI family protein, with amino-acid sequence MLYAIIATDVANSLEARLAARPAHLERLQALKGEGRIVLAGPHPAVDSNDPGAAGFTGSLIVAEFDSLSAAQAWADADPYIAAGVYANVVVKPFKQVLP; translated from the coding sequence ATGCTCTACGCAATCATTGCCACCGACGTCGCCAACTCGCTGGAAGCCCGCCTGGCCGCGCGCCCTGCGCATCTGGAACGCCTGCAAGCGCTCAAGGGCGAAGGCCGCATCGTGCTGGCCGGCCCGCATCCGGCGGTCGACAGCAATGATCCGGGCGCGGCAGGTTTCACCGGCAGCCTGATCGTTGCCGAGTTCGATTCGCTGAGCGCCGCGCAAGCGTGGGCCGATGCCGATCCGTACATTGCCGCTGGCGTGTATGCCAACGTGGTGGTCAAGCCGTTCAAGCAAGTCCTGCCATAA
- a CDS encoding HAMP domain-containing sensor histidine kinase gives MRSLFWRILASFWLAIALVAGLSILLGHMLNQDAWILSRHPGLNTLAAEWTQTYEAQGEDAAQEILQQRKRQYHIDVQVLNESGDPVVRGTFPRRAAAFEARQNNDDRRLPWRRLTDEFTSEKTGDTYLFIFRIPHPELDAWHRESLLWPLSALGIALVVLTLFSLLVTLSITRPLSRLRGAVHDLGQTTYQQNSLAKLANRRDEFGVLATDFNRMGARLQSLIGSQRQLLRDVSHELRSPLARLRIALALAERASPEEREKLWPRLTRECDRLEALISEILVLARVDADNASAEAVDLNSLLGTLQKDAQLGSPEQTVRLIAEPHLNLTGWPTMIERAVDNLLRNAQRFNPEGQAIEMHAAHQGERIVVSVRDHGSGVQDEHLSQLGEPFYRAPGQTAAGHGLGLAIAKRAAERHGGSLVLANHPEGGFVASLELPLVPGAVVQP, from the coding sequence GTGCGTTCATTGTTCTGGCGTATTCTCGCGAGCTTCTGGCTGGCCATTGCACTGGTTGCCGGCCTGTCCATTCTGCTCGGGCACATGCTCAACCAGGACGCGTGGATCCTCAGCCGCCATCCGGGCCTCAACACCCTGGCCGCCGAATGGACGCAAACCTACGAAGCCCAAGGCGAAGACGCTGCGCAGGAAATTCTTCAACAGCGCAAGCGCCAATACCACATCGACGTCCAGGTACTGAACGAGAGCGGCGACCCGGTGGTGCGCGGCACCTTCCCGCGCCGCGCCGCAGCATTCGAAGCCCGGCAAAACAACGATGACCGACGCCTGCCATGGCGGCGCCTGACCGACGAGTTCACCAGCGAAAAAACCGGCGATACCTACCTGTTCATCTTCCGCATCCCGCACCCGGAACTCGACGCCTGGCACCGCGAAAGCCTGCTCTGGCCACTGAGTGCGCTGGGCATCGCGCTGGTGGTGCTGACCCTGTTCAGCCTGCTGGTGACCCTCTCCATCACCCGCCCGCTCAGCCGTTTGCGCGGCGCGGTGCATGATCTGGGGCAAACCACCTATCAGCAGAACAGCCTGGCGAAACTGGCCAACCGCCGCGACGAGTTCGGCGTGCTCGCCACTGACTTCAACCGCATGGGCGCACGCCTGCAAAGTTTGATCGGCAGCCAGCGCCAGTTGCTGCGCGACGTCTCCCACGAACTGCGCTCACCGCTGGCACGGCTGCGCATCGCCTTGGCGCTGGCGGAGCGCGCGAGCCCTGAAGAACGGGAAAAACTCTGGCCGCGCCTGACCCGCGAGTGCGATCGGCTGGAAGCGTTGATCAGCGAAATTCTGGTGCTGGCGCGAGTCGATGCCGACAACGCCAGCGCCGAAGCCGTGGATTTGAACTCATTACTCGGCACGTTGCAGAAAGACGCGCAACTCGGCTCGCCAGAACAGACCGTGCGCCTGATCGCCGAGCCGCACCTGAACCTGACCGGCTGGCCGACCATGATCGAGCGCGCCGTCGATAACCTGCTGCGTAACGCCCAACGCTTCAACCCCGAGGGGCAGGCGATCGAAATGCACGCAGCGCATCAGGGCGAACGGATTGTGGTGAGCGTCCGCGACCACGGGTCGGGCGTGCAGGATGAGCATCTGAGCCAGCTGGGTGAACCGTTCTATCGGGCGCCGGGGCAGACGGCGGCAGGACATGGTCTGGGGTTGGCGATTGCCAAGCGCGCGGCGGAGCGCCACGGCGGGAGTCTGGTGCTGGCCAATCACCCTGAGGGCGGGTTTGTTGCCAGTCTGGAGTTGCCGTTGGTGCCGGGAGCGGTGGTTCAACCCTGA